A genomic segment from Syntrophotalea acetylenivorans encodes:
- a CDS encoding molybdopterin-containing oxidoreductase family protein, with protein MQVDTVCRLCSSCCPITAHVEQGRIVAAKRKTSLPPDKAWLCPKLEASADIVYSPARLRHPLIRQADNSYLEASWDEALDLVASRLLQCRQQHGAETVAWLRGMAADWGAPWDYVNRLMNAFGSPNSIGNGSVCHVAREMAHNYTYGAMTIPQIQKSDCIVIWGKNDQHTNPPAYDAIMQARERGARLIVVDPVRTGLAAMADIWLQIKPAHDGPLAMAMIDQIIRCGWYDTEFVAQWTTGFEDLRQAAAFYRAEDIAEQLSLHPADIQAASQLYAQSETACIIDGNGLDMQFEVFDATRAVAMLRALSGNLDRAGGDLIPQPVKARNIQLKECLPKDRCPVTSDYPLFSTFHHNWGLHAQSCVVDAILEGKPYPINSLVVQSGNPAVTMTDSTRVNQALSQLDFLVVIDLFMTRTALHADVILPACSCFEKTQLNRAYLRHSLVVLQNQVVEPLHNSWPDWKIIFELGRRLGLKDEFPWKCVEEAIDYQLEPSGVTVAALREEPEGIRTAPLEHQKYREKGFATPSGKVEFASERLQKAGFSAVPFADGRFDNPISFAGQADDYPLIGISGARSSCFTHSQFHHVPMLRQQESCPTVDIHPNDAKNLDISNGDQVELTSPRGRITLTGRIDRDMKPGTVRIAWGWGENEPSANLNNLTDDYRRNPITGTPSNRSFMCRLRKLQRHP; from the coding sequence ATGCAAGTCGATACTGTTTGCCGACTCTGTTCCTCCTGTTGCCCGATCACTGCCCATGTTGAACAAGGCCGAATTGTCGCCGCTAAACGAAAGACCTCTCTTCCCCCGGATAAAGCATGGCTATGCCCAAAGCTGGAGGCGTCAGCCGACATCGTCTATTCACCAGCAAGGCTGCGGCATCCCCTGATACGCCAGGCGGACAACAGCTACCTTGAAGCGTCCTGGGACGAAGCCCTTGATCTGGTGGCTAGCCGCCTGCTCCAATGCCGGCAACAGCATGGTGCCGAAACGGTGGCGTGGCTACGGGGTATGGCGGCAGATTGGGGAGCTCCCTGGGACTATGTCAACCGGCTGATGAACGCCTTCGGTTCGCCGAACAGCATCGGCAACGGCTCGGTCTGCCATGTCGCCAGGGAGATGGCTCACAACTATACCTACGGGGCCATGACCATCCCTCAGATACAAAAGAGCGACTGCATAGTAATCTGGGGGAAAAATGATCAGCACACCAATCCACCGGCCTACGATGCCATAATGCAAGCCCGGGAACGGGGCGCCCGACTGATCGTGGTCGATCCGGTTCGTACCGGACTGGCGGCTATGGCCGACATCTGGCTGCAGATAAAACCGGCCCACGACGGGCCGCTGGCGATGGCCATGATCGACCAGATAATCCGTTGCGGCTGGTACGACACCGAGTTTGTCGCCCAATGGACTACCGGATTTGAAGACCTACGCCAGGCAGCCGCATTCTATCGAGCCGAAGACATCGCCGAACAGTTGTCCTTGCATCCGGCGGATATTCAAGCAGCCTCCCAACTCTACGCACAGAGTGAAACGGCCTGCATCATCGACGGCAACGGTCTGGATATGCAATTTGAAGTCTTCGATGCGACCCGGGCCGTAGCCATGCTCAGAGCCTTGAGCGGAAACCTCGACCGGGCCGGAGGCGATTTAATCCCTCAGCCGGTAAAGGCCCGCAACATCCAACTGAAGGAGTGCTTACCAAAGGACCGTTGCCCGGTTACCAGCGACTATCCCCTGTTCAGCACTTTTCACCACAACTGGGGACTGCACGCCCAGTCCTGTGTCGTTGACGCCATTCTGGAAGGAAAGCCCTATCCAATAAATTCTCTGGTGGTCCAATCGGGCAATCCGGCGGTCACCATGACCGATTCAACTCGGGTCAATCAAGCGCTCTCCCAACTCGACTTTCTGGTAGTCATTGACCTGTTCATGACCCGCACCGCCCTGCATGCCGACGTTATTCTGCCGGCCTGCAGCTGTTTTGAAAAGACCCAACTCAACCGGGCTTATCTGCGCCACAGTCTAGTGGTTTTGCAAAATCAGGTGGTCGAACCGCTTCATAATAGCTGGCCCGACTGGAAAATCATCTTTGAACTGGGCCGAAGACTCGGCCTTAAAGATGAGTTCCCCTGGAAATGTGTCGAGGAAGCCATTGACTATCAACTCGAACCTTCCGGTGTGACCGTCGCTGCCCTGCGTGAAGAACCAGAAGGCATTCGCACCGCCCCGTTAGAGCACCAGAAATACAGAGAGAAGGGATTCGCCACCCCATCCGGGAAGGTCGAATTCGCTTCCGAGCGCTTACAAAAAGCCGGGTTTTCAGCGGTGCCCTTCGCCGATGGTCGATTCGACAATCCCATCAGCTTCGCCGGGCAAGCTGACGACTATCCCTTGATCGGAATCAGCGGAGCACGCAGTAGTTGCTTCACCCATTCCCAGTTTCATCATGTACCGATGCTGCGACAACAAGAATCCTGCCCCACAGTCGATATTCATCCCAACGACGCAAAAAATCTCGACATCAGTAACGGCGACCAGGTCGAATTAACGAGCCCCCGGGGGAGAATAACCCTGACAGGTCGAATCGACAGGGATATGAAACCGGGCACGGTGCGAATCGCCTGGGGCTGGGGAGAAAACGAGCCGTCTGCTAACCTTAATAACCTGACTGACGATTATCGTCGCAACCCCATTACCGGCACGCCAAGTAATCGCAGTTTCATGTGCCGGTTACGAAAGTTGCAACGTCACCCGTAA
- a CDS encoding class I SAM-dependent methyltransferase — MDIIAREILRHLPKAGESRRLFHGRGHCFAGFNDLVIDYYPPIVLVILYRERPQDWLIELTELLMAALPLAPEGIVLQERFRSGAPSRLLQGILPDDVEANEDGLRYRLRLGDAQNVGFFPDMAVGRRLLRENAKDKRILNLFAYSCSFSVAALVGGAEQVVNLDMNRGALELGRLNHRINHIDLRRTSFLPMELFRSFGRLRRCGPFDLIVCDPPASQGKSFTAERHWPKLIRRLPELLTPHGEVLACLSTPTMTITQLRQMFTELLPTARLVERHTPDEDFPEADIERGTSVLHYRLN; from the coding sequence ATGGATATCATTGCTCGGGAAATACTCCGTCATCTGCCAAAGGCAGGAGAGAGTCGACGTCTGTTTCACGGTCGCGGCCATTGTTTCGCCGGTTTCAACGATCTGGTCATCGACTATTATCCGCCAATCGTGCTGGTTATTCTCTACCGGGAGCGGCCTCAGGACTGGTTGATAGAGTTGACCGAATTGTTGATGGCGGCGTTGCCCCTTGCTCCCGAAGGTATCGTGCTGCAGGAACGTTTTCGCTCGGGGGCGCCGAGCCGGCTGCTGCAGGGGATTCTCCCCGACGACGTCGAAGCGAATGAAGATGGCTTGCGGTATCGTCTGCGTCTGGGTGACGCGCAGAATGTCGGTTTTTTTCCCGACATGGCCGTAGGAAGGCGGTTGTTGCGGGAGAACGCAAAGGATAAACGGATACTTAACCTGTTTGCTTACAGTTGTTCTTTTTCTGTCGCGGCTTTGGTTGGCGGGGCCGAACAGGTGGTCAACCTTGATATGAATCGGGGGGCCTTGGAATTGGGGCGCCTCAATCATCGCATCAACCATATTGATCTTCGCCGGACGAGCTTTTTGCCGATGGAGTTGTTTCGCAGTTTCGGACGCTTAAGACGCTGTGGTCCCTTTGATTTGATCGTATGTGATCCACCGGCCAGCCAGGGCAAGAGTTTTACCGCCGAGCGTCACTGGCCGAAACTGATACGCCGTCTGCCCGAACTTCTTACTCCTCATGGTGAGGTGCTGGCTTGTTTGAGCACCCCGACCATGACCATCACTCAACTGCGGCAGATGTTTACCGAACTGCTGCCGACTGCCCGCCTTGTGGAACGTCACACCCCCGATGAAGACTTTCCTGAAGCCGATATTGAACGCGGCACCTCGGTTTTACACTACCGTTTGAACTGA